A window from Physeter macrocephalus isolate SW-GA chromosome 11, ASM283717v5, whole genome shotgun sequence encodes these proteins:
- the C11H14orf180 gene encoding nutritionally-regulated adipose and cardiac enriched protein homolog, whose amino-acid sequence MKTAAHALSPDSLPETRHQTRKNEEVAPGSPTLRAGREDDRKGPPSILRRSPQEHRSHGAEPRRTPRRVRFREPLEVAVHYIACREPSATARVPGRRRPRDGALILRLTACVLLVLALGLCCSRAEPVALALEDLRARLLVLLLRLRLAALACWRHLLQL is encoded by the exons ATGAAGACGGCAGCACACGCCCTGAGCCCCGACTCCCTGCCAGAGACGCGGCATCAGACCAGAAAGAATGAGGAGGTGGCTCCAGGCTCACCCACGCTCAGGGCGGGGAGG GAGGACGACAGGAAGGGCCCCCCGTCTATCCTGAGACGAAGCCCGCAGGAGCACCGCAGCCATGGGGCCGAGCCACGGAGGACCCCGAGGCGCGTGCGGTTCCGCGAGCCCCTGGAGGTGGCCGTCCACT ACATCGCCTGCAGGGAGCCCTCCGCCACGGCCAGGG TGCCCGGCCGGCGCAGGCCCCGCGACGGCGCCCTGATCCTGCGGCTGACAGCGTGCGTCCTGCTGGTGCTGGCTCTGGGGCTGTGCTGCAGCCGGGCCGAGCCCGTGGCACTGGCCCTGGAGGACCTCCGGGCCCGGCTCCTGGTCCTCCTCCTGCGCCTGCGGCTCGCGGCCCTGGCCTGCTGGCGCCACCTCCTGCAGCTCTGA
- the TMEM179 gene encoding transmembrane protein 179 — translation MALNNFLFAQCVCYSLAFLFSFVVVVPLSENGHDFRGRCLLFTEGMWLSANLTVQARERFTVQEWGPPAACRFSLLAGLLSLLLAAAHAWRTLFFLCKGHEGSFLYAFLNLLVSAFVVFLVFIASTIVSVGFTMWCDAVTEKGTVPHSCEELQDVDLELNVDNSAFYDQFAVAQFGLWASWLAWLAITVLAFLKVYRNARQEDLLDKLVHEKELLLARPAPHAAFQGEKSAVI, via the exons ATGGCGCTCAACAACTTCCTCTTCGCGCAGTGCGTCTGCTACTCGCTGGCCTTTCTGTTCAGCTTCGTGGTGGTGGTGCCGCTGTCCGAGAACGGCCACGACTTCCGCGGCCGCTGCCTGCTCTTCACCGAGGGCATGTGGCTGAGCGCCAACCTGACGGTGCAGGCGCGCGAGCGCTTCACGGTGCAGGAGTGGGGCCCGCCGGCCGCCTGCCGCTTCAGCCTGCTGGCCGGCCTCCTCTCGCTGCTGCTCGCCGCGGCGCACGCCTGGCGCACGCTCTTCTTCCTCTGCAAGGGACACGAGGG CTCCTTCCTCTACGCCTTCCTGAACCTGCTGGTCAGCGCCTTCGTCGTCTTCCTGGTCTTCATTGCCAGCACCATCGTGAGCGTGGGCTTCACCATGTGGTGTGATGCTGTCACTGAGAAGGGCACCGTGCCCCACAG CTGCGAAGAGCTCCAGGACGTCGATTTGGAACTGAACGTGGACAACTCTGCCTTCTATGATCAGTTCGCCGTCGCCCAG TTCGGCCTCTGGGCCTCGTGGCTGGCCTGGCTGGCCATCACCGTCCTGGCCTTCCTGAAAGTCTACCGCAACGCCCGCCAGGAGGACCTGCTGGACAAGCTGGTCCACGAGAAGGAGCTGCTGCTGGCCAGGCCGGCGCCCCACGCCGCCTTCCAGGGCGAGAAGAGCGCCGTGATCTAG